From Apis cerana isolate GH-2021 linkage group LG10, AcerK_1.0, whole genome shotgun sequence, one genomic window encodes:
- the LOC108002197 gene encoding probable glutamate--tRNA ligase, mitochondrial — MKYNIFHIVNVQFIQKRFIKKVQVRVRFAPSPTGLLHVGSLRTALYNYLFARANNGAFILRIEDTDQTRCIPETVKKIQNDLLWSGIIPDEDPIRGGPAGPYIQSKRLEIYKEQVLKLIDNQSAYYCFCTENRLKLLRKEAIKTGQVPKYDNRCRNLSSNEIKVKLNNGNPFCIRFKLSSEIEYFNDLIYGKVELDITKREGDPIIIKTDGYPTYHFANVVDDHFMEISHVLRGIEWQVSTPKHIMMYKAFNWTPPIYGHLPLILNSDGTKLSKRQNDINIESFRKEGIFPLAVLNYVIHAGGGFDNKGGAHYIDSYEELIKQFNISKIKVNSNKLSPPRLLEFNRLEITKLLANEKNNKFLIERIKKLVMETFSNRQIDESLQLDEHHIISTLKWAQNRISKLNDLVSPNLSFLWIIPTKPLDTTYLEYLDTLKIIKKKLIEIDIQNFNNIWINNYLKKFANEHKIPYPILMKLLRFILSGLKEGPPVAEMMEILGKDSTLLRIKRYIS; from the exons ATGAAGTataacatatttcatattgtgAATGTTCAATTTATCCAAAAACGATTCATCAAAAAAGTACAAGTAAGAGTTAGATTTGCTCCTAGTCCAACTG gtTTATTACATGTAGGAAGTTTAAGAActgcattatataattatttatttgctcGTGCTAATAATGGTGcatttattttacgaattgAAGATACAGATCAAACTAGATGCATACCTgaaactgtaaaaaaaatacaaaatgatttattatggtCTGGAATTATACCTGATGAGGATCCAATAAGAGGAGGACCTGCAGGACCTTACATACAATCAAAGCGACTTGAAATATACAA aGAACAAGTGCTTAAGCTCATAGACAATCAATCTGCATATTACTGTTTCTGTACAGAGaatagattgaaattattgcgAAAAGAAGCAATAAAAACTGGACAAGTGcctaaatatgataatagatGTAGAAATTTAAGcagtaatgaaataaaagtaaaacttAATAATGGAAATCCTTTTTGTATTAGATTTAag ttatcttctgaaatagaatattttaatgatttaatatatggTAAAGTAGAACTTGATATTacaaaaagagaaggagatccaattattattaaaacagatGGTTATCCAACTTATCATTTTGCAAATGTTGTTGATGAtcattttatggaaatatctCATGTATTACGAGGAATTGAGTGGCAAGTATCTACACCTAAGCACATAATGATGTATAA aGCATTTAATTGGACTCCACCTATATATGGACATTTacctttaatattaaattctgatGGAactaaattatcaaaaagacaaaatgatataaatatagaatcttttagaaaagaaggaattttTCCATTAGCAGTGTTAAACTATGTTATTCATGCTGGTGGTGGTTTTGATAATAAAGGAGGTGCTCATTATATTGATAGTTATGAAGAATTGATTAAACAA tttaatatttctaagataaaagtaaattctaataaacttTCACCTCCaagattattagaatttaatagactagaaataacaaaattattagcaaacgaaaaaaacaataaatttttaattgaaagaatcaaaaaattagttatggaaacattttcaaatag gCAAATTGATGAAAGTTTACAATTAGACGAACATCATATCATTTCTACATTAAAATGGGCACAAAatagaatatcaaaattaaatgatcTTGTATCTCCAAATTTAAGCTTTTTATGGATTATACCAACTAAACCATTAGATACTACTTATCTAGAATATTtag atacacttaaaataataaaaaaaaaattgattgaaattgacattcaaaattttaataatatatggataaataattatctaaaaaaatttgctaATGAACATAAAATTCCTTATCCAATATTGATGAAACTTTTACGTTTTATACTTAGTggtttaaaa gAAGGTCCACCAGTAGCTGAAATGATGGAAATTTTAGGAAAAGATTCTACactattaagaataaaacgctatatttcttaa
- the LOC108002224 gene encoding polycomb protein suz12-B: protein MPPKKREKEVDGQKGPRMDQIQADHELFLQAFEKPTQIYRFLRTRNQISPIFLYRNLTYMRQRMSRSHKSRRGFKIDMILEKLMLKNNQEENPGVRGYMTLTFLGFYDKKVETPQDPVKVETLLLKICHKKRKDVSSPIMQVSVGTSEVPINPCENQPPPKAPTISIPNESFSLNNGHVAKTYMLLLRVYCTSSTGCLMHNCDLDEPAQKRRKSSTGSIKSGGEEIKLYGSELIVYDKHNRCLLTDGDYELGLQEVQTNIRSSPKKHSSWESVPDIKECGPFEVFSKGPTLKFRLNWTTEPSNGLVDRPAPIHPLPNGDNKENRSGNTGLERSSTNNNNNNNNNNNNNNNNNNNNSNNNNNNNNSTLPTPSPLNSSRMTTSSEKTDTVMGTQQIVYQFLYNNNSRQQTEACEDLHCPWCSLDCGKLYSLLKHLKLCHSRFTFTYVPIPQGARIDVAINECYDGSYAGSPHELISQPSNVAFSRTGPTRRTSVTNILVCRPKRTKPSLSEFLELDENEYESQRPYITGHNRLYHHTVTCLPIYPKEMDIDSEGENDPKWLQTKTRMMIDDFTDVNEGEKELMKMWNLHVMKYGYVGDCQIPLACQMFLETKGKELLMKNLYRNFVLHMCSLFDFGLISPVVLYQTIQKLQEIMKEGGEDSDIRKVLQKSHEAQVEKWLNSGCHASLDTKQNNTNTKENLNIEGLNSNGIE, encoded by the exons ATGCCGCCGAAAAAGCGGGAAAAAGAAGTGGATGGACAAAAAGGTCCTCGAATGGATCAAATACAAGCAGACCATGAGCTCTTCCTACAGGCCTTCGAAA agCCAAcccaaatttatcgatttcttcGCACAAGAAACCAAATTTca ccaatatttctatatagaaatttaacttACATGAGGCAACGTATGTCCAGAAGCCATAAGTCTCGACgaggatttaaaattgatatgatattggaaaaattaatgttgaaaaataatcaagaagAAAACCCAGGTGTTCGTGGATATATGACTCTTACTTTTCTAggtttttatgataaaaaag ttGAAACACCTCAAGATCCTGTAAAAGTGGaaacattattattgaaaatatgtcataagaaacgaaaagatGTGAGTTCACCAATTATGCAG gttTCTGTTGGTACAAGTGAAGTTCCAATCAATCCTTGTGAAAATCAACCCCCTCCAAAAGCACCTACTATATCTATACCTAATGAATCTTTCAGTTTAAATAATGGTCATGTAGCAAAAACTTATATGCTTTTACTTAGAGTATATTGTACATCCAGTACTGGCTGCCTTATGCATAACTGTGATTTAGATG aaccAGCTCAAAAGCGTCGTAAATCCTCCACGGGTTCAATTAAGTCTGGAGgagaggaaataaaattgtatggtTCTGAACTGATAGTATATGATAAGCACAACCGATGTTTATTAACTGATGGAGATTATGAACTAGGTTTACAAGAAGTACAAACTAATATTCGATCTAGCCCAAAGAAGCATAGCTCTTGGGAGTCTGTACCTGACATCAAAGAATGTGGCCCTTTTGAAGTATTTAGCAAAGGTCCAACGTTAAAATTTAGGCTTAATTGGACAACTGAACCAAGCAATGGTTTAGTTGATAGACCAGCTCCAATTCATCCATTACCAAATGGTGATAATAAGGAAAATCGATCAGGAAATA CTGGTCTAGAACGTTCTtccacaaataataataataataataataataataataataataacaacaacaacaacaacaataatagtaataacaataacaacaacaataactcTACACTGCCAACACCTAGTCCTCTTAATTCTTCAAGAATGACGACATCTAGTGAAAAAACAGATACTGTCATGGGTACACAGCAAATAGTTTATCAGTtcctgtataataataatagtcggCAACAAACAGAAGCTTGTGAAGATTTACATTGTCCATGGTGCTCATTAGATTGTGGAAAACTTTATTCACTTTTAAAACACTTAAAATTATGCCATTCGcgatttacatttacatatgtg ccAATTCCACAAGGTGCTCGCATAGATGTAGCAATAAATGAATGTTATGATGGCTCTTATGCTGGTAGTCCTCATGAATTAATTTCGCAACCATCAAATGTAGCATTTTCAAGAACAGGACCGACAAGACGAACAAgtgtaacaaatattttagtatGTCGTCCAAAAAGAACTAAACCAAGTCTTTCTGAATTTTTAGAACtcgatgaaaatgaatatgaaagcCAGAGACCTTATATTACAGGGCATAATAG gTTGTATCATCATACTGTTACATGTTTACCTATATATCCAAAAGAAATGGATATTGATTCTGAAGGAGAAAATGATCCAAAATGGTTACAAACAAAAACAAGAATGATGATTGATGATTTTACAGATGTGaatgaaggagaaaaagaacttATGAAAATGTGGAATTTACATGTCATGAAATATGGATATGTAGGAGACTGCCAAATACCATTGGCTTGCCAAATGTTTCTAGAAACTAAAGGAAAGGAATTGctcatgaaaaatttatatcgtaattttgttttacataTGTGTAGTTTGTTTGATTTTGGTCTAATTAGTCCTGTGGTTTTATATCaaacaatacaaaaattacaagaaatcATGAAAGAAGGAGGCGAAGATAGTGATATTCGAAAAGTTTTACAAAAATCTCATGAAGCTCAAGTTGAAAAATGGCTTAATTCAGGCTGTCATGCATCTTTAGAtactaaacaaaataatacaaatactaaagaaaatttaaatattgaaggaTTAAATTCTAATGGTATAGAGTGA
- the LOC108002198 gene encoding methyltransferase-like protein 22 isoform X1 — MTYVITSEIFTENKNLYIKYKNNNAISSFIFKYPSYMIKPKCLNNIISHDNDNDIVLDRQQEGKLLIEHHISTNLQYVGLQVWRGALLLADYILSNPDLFKDKIVLELGAGVGLTSIVTSFLAEEVICTDIDVKGILKLIYRNFIRNKNYIKAKIYIKELDFLNLKSFTSYKKKLDKANVILAADVIYDKTITEGFVQTLSELLNSDISKVIYIALEKRYVFTTADMKTIAPMYDEFLGLIEAKHFNWHTEYIKIDFPQYFKYNRIKQMVLMKIENKLNK; from the exons ATGACATATGTAATAACATCagaaatatttacagaaaataaaaatttgtatataaaatataaaaataata atgcaATAtccagttttatttttaaatatccatcCTACATGATTAAACCAAAATgtcttaacaatattataagtcatgataatgataatgatatagTGTTAGATAGACAAcaagaaggaaaattattaatag aacatCATATATCTACAAACTTACAATATGTTGGATTACAAGTATGGCGAGGTGCATTATTGTTAgctgattatattttatcgaatcctgatttattcaaagataaaatagttttagaaTTAGGTGCTGGAGTTGGTTTAACTAGTATAGTAACTAGTTTTTTAGCAGAAGAAGTAATTTGCACAG atATTGATGTCAaaggaatattgaaattaatatatagaaattttatacgaaacaaaaattatattaaagctaaaatttatattaaggaattagattttttaaatttaaaatcatttacatcttataagaaaaaattagataaagcaAATGTTATTTTAGCTGCAGATG taatttatgataaaactaTAACTGAAGGATTTGTTCAAACATTAAGTGAACTTTTAAATTCAGATAtatcaaaagttatttatattgctTTAGAGAAAAGATATGTTTTTACTACAGCTGATATGAAAACTATTGCACCTATGTATGATGAATTTTTAGGACTTATTGAagcaaaacattttaattggcataccgaatatattaaaatagattttccacaatattttaaatataatagaataaaacagATGGttcttatgaaaatagaaaacaagttaaataaataa
- the LOC108002198 gene encoding methyltransferase-like protein 22 isoform X2 — protein MTYVITSEIFTENKNLYIKYKNNKHHISTNLQYVGLQVWRGALLLADYILSNPDLFKDKIVLELGAGVGLTSIVTSFLAEEVICTDIDVKGILKLIYRNFIRNKNYIKAKIYIKELDFLNLKSFTSYKKKLDKANVILAADVIYDKTITEGFVQTLSELLNSDISKVIYIALEKRYVFTTADMKTIAPMYDEFLGLIEAKHFNWHTEYIKIDFPQYFKYNRIKQMVLMKIENKLNK, from the exons ATGACATATGTAATAACATCagaaatatttacagaaaataaaaatttgtatataaaatataaaaataata aacatCATATATCTACAAACTTACAATATGTTGGATTACAAGTATGGCGAGGTGCATTATTGTTAgctgattatattttatcgaatcctgatttattcaaagataaaatagttttagaaTTAGGTGCTGGAGTTGGTTTAACTAGTATAGTAACTAGTTTTTTAGCAGAAGAAGTAATTTGCACAG atATTGATGTCAaaggaatattgaaattaatatatagaaattttatacgaaacaaaaattatattaaagctaaaatttatattaaggaattagattttttaaatttaaaatcatttacatcttataagaaaaaattagataaagcaAATGTTATTTTAGCTGCAGATG taatttatgataaaactaTAACTGAAGGATTTGTTCAAACATTAAGTGAACTTTTAAATTCAGATAtatcaaaagttatttatattgctTTAGAGAAAAGATATGTTTTTACTACAGCTGATATGAAAACTATTGCACCTATGTATGATGAATTTTTAGGACTTATTGAagcaaaacattttaattggcataccgaatatattaaaatagattttccacaatattttaaatataatagaataaaacagATGGttcttatgaaaatagaaaacaagttaaataaataa
- the LOC108002225 gene encoding protein disulfide-isomerase has product MKIFALTILIICFFTFSLAKIEIEDSVLVLTKDNIEEAIEQNDYLLIEFYAPWCGHCKALAPEYAKAAKKLQDGGFPIKLAKVDAIIETELAEKHGVRGYPTLKFYRKGSAIDYSGGRQADDIVNWVIKKSGPAAKNLSTVEEAKSFIESHNIAIIGFFKDIESDGAKVFLEVGNAVDDHVFGISNNDKVFNEYGVEDGKIVLFKKFDEGRKEFDEELDVKKLQNFISVHSLPLVVDFNQDTVQKIFSGDIKSHLLVFLSKEAGHFEEYVDKIKEPAKKFRGEVLFVTINADESDHERILEYFGMKKSEVPAMRIIKFEQIMAKYKPEKPEISSENVLEFVTAFIEGKLKRHFLTQDLPEDWDKNPVKVLVGTNFHEVAYDKKKNVLVEFYAPWCGHCKQLAPIYEALGEKYKDSENLVIAKMDATANELKDVKVSSYPTITLYKKETNEAIEYNGERTLEGLSKFIESDGAYGQAAEEAQEEDEDDDVPRKDEL; this is encoded by the exons ATGAAGATTTTtgcattaacaattttaataatttgtttctttacttttagtcttgcaaaaattgaaatcgaagATTCGGTTTTAGTGCTTACAAAAGATAACATCGAAGAAGCAATCGAACAAAATGATTACCTGCTCATTGAATTTT atGCACCATGGTGTGGACATTGTAAAGCTTTAGCACCTGAATATGCTAAAGCAGCTAAAAAATTACAGGATGGTGGTTTTCCTATAAAATTAGCTAAAGTTGATGCAATTATTGAAACAGAATTAGCTGAAAAACATGGAGTTCGTGGATATCCTACCcttaaattttatcgtaaaGGATCAGCTATTGATTATAGTGGAGGTCGTCAAGCAGATGATATTGTAAATtgggtaataaaaaaatcaggtCCTGctgcaaaaaatttatcaacagTTGAAGAAGCTAAATCATTTATTGAGTCACATAATATTGCTATTATTGGATTCTTTAAg GACATAGAATCAGATGGTGcaaaagtatttttagaaGTTGGTAATGCTGTTGATGATCATGTATTTGGTATaagtaataatgataaagttTTCAATGAGTATGGAGTAGAAGATGGTaaaattgttttgtttaaaaag tTTGATGAAGGCAGAAAAGAATTTGATGAGGAACttgatgttaaaaaattacaaaacttCATTTCTGTACATTCACTGCCATTAGTTGTTGATTTCAATCAAGACAcagtacaaaaaatatttagtggTGATATCAAAAGCCATCTTCTTGTGTTCCTTAGCAAAGAAGCTGGTCATTTTGAAGAATatgtagataaaattaaagaaccaGCAAAAAAATTCCGTGGAgag GTTTTATTTGTGACAATTAATGCTGATGAATCTGATCATGAACGCATCTTAGAATATTTTGGTATGAAAAAAAGTGAAGTACCTGCTAtgcgtattataaaatttgaacaaattatGGCTAAATACAAACCAGAAAAGCCAGAAATATCCAGTGAAAATGTCTTGGAATTTGTAACTGCATTTATCGAAGGCAAATTGAAAAGGCATTTTCTTACGCAAGATTTGCCAGAAGATTGGGATAAGAATCCTGTGAAAGTTCTTGTTGGTACTAACTTCCATGAAGTTgcatatgataaaaagaaaaacgttttAGTTGAATTTTATGCTCCATGGTGTGGGCATTGCAAACAACTAGCTCCTATATACGAAGCA cttggggaaaaatataaagacagTGAAAATTTAGTTATAGCAAAAATGGATGCTACTgcaaatgaattaaaagatgTTAAAGTTAGTAGTTATCCAACAATTACTCTTTACAAAAAGGAAACAAACGAA gCTATAGAATATAACGGCGAAAGAACGCTTGAAGgactttctaaatttattgaatctgATGGTGCTTATGGTCAAGCTGCAGAAGAa gctcaagaagaagatgaagatgaTGATGTGCCAAGAAaagatgaattataa